A window of Lentibacillus sp. Marseille-P4043 contains these coding sequences:
- a CDS encoding CAP domain-containing protein gives MFKKIGVVTALSTALLFGGSLSSVDASASTDHSQGQQYKVYYSVNGGHWNSFSQDDFSNLLSNYFKKHHINWDWNNKKATHAENKHDVKQSEKAQEQPKKTEEQSKQTQEQSKQEQPEKTQKQPEKTNSQAQQSGANKQEQHNQSQSQLPQLSQYEQQVVDLTNDERAKQGLSPLKADLELSRVAREKSRDMQANGYFDHNSPTYGSPFDMMKSYGISYRTAGENIARGQRTPEEVVNAWMNSEGHRANILNPDFTHIGVGYAADGDYWTQQFIGK, from the coding sequence ATGTTCAAAAAAATCGGGGTCGTTACAGCATTATCGACAGCATTATTATTTGGCGGTTCATTATCCTCTGTAGATGCATCAGCAAGTACTGATCATTCACAGGGTCAACAATATAAAGTCTATTATTCTGTGAATGGTGGACATTGGAATAGCTTTTCACAAGATGATTTTAGTAATCTATTAAGTAATTATTTTAAAAAACACCATATCAATTGGGATTGGAATAATAAAAAGGCAACGCATGCCGAGAACAAGCACGATGTGAAACAGTCAGAAAAGGCTCAGGAACAACCTAAGAAAACCGAAGAACAATCAAAGCAAACGCAAGAACAATCAAAACAAGAGCAACCTGAAAAAACCCAAAAACAACCAGAAAAAACAAATTCACAAGCACAACAATCAGGTGCTAATAAGCAAGAACAACATAATCAATCACAATCACAATTACCTCAATTAAGTCAATATGAGCAACAGGTTGTGGATTTAACAAATGACGAGCGGGCAAAACAGGGCTTATCACCACTTAAAGCAGATTTAGAGTTAAGTAGAGTCGCTCGCGAAAAATCACGCGATATGCAAGCAAATGGTTATTTCGATCATAATAGCCCGACTTACGGCTCACCATTCGATATGATGAAGTCATATGGCATTAGCTACCGCACAGCTGGTGAAAATATTGCCAGAGGTCAACGTACACCTGAAGAAGTAGTCAATGCATGGATGAACAGTGAAGGTCACCGCGCCAACATTTTAAATCCTGACTTCACGCATATTGGAGTAGGATATGCTGCGGATGGAGACTACTGGACACAACAATTTATTGGAAAATAA
- the mreBH gene encoding rod-share determining protein MreBH, translating to MLSNAEIGIDLGTANILVYSKTKGIVLNEPSVVAIDINTKNVVAVGAEAKEMVGKTPQNIVPIRPLKDGVIADYDITAQMLKEFLKKVSKKMGLSMRKPTVVVCTPSGSTTVERRAIHNAVSSYGAKHVHLIEEPVAAAIGADLPVDEPIANVVVDIGGGTSEVGIISFGGVVSCQSVRIGGDKMDEEIINYIRKKYNILIGERTAENIKMEIGYAYPDHDEETMEVRGRDMVNGLPKTVTVSSKEIYNALKESLQQILEAIRATLENCPPELSGDIVDRGIVLTGGGSLLNGMKDWLASEIFVPVHIAPNPLESVAIGTGRALKMITKLQKAAK from the coding sequence ATGTTATCTAATGCCGAAATTGGAATAGATTTAGGTACTGCAAATATTCTTGTTTATTCAAAAACAAAAGGAATTGTCTTAAACGAGCCATCAGTTGTGGCCATCGATATTAATACAAAAAACGTCGTTGCTGTAGGTGCTGAGGCGAAAGAAATGGTAGGAAAAACACCACAGAATATTGTCCCAATCCGACCATTAAAGGACGGGGTCATTGCGGACTATGATATAACCGCACAAATGTTAAAGGAATTTTTGAAAAAGGTAAGCAAAAAAATGGGATTATCAATGCGGAAACCAACTGTTGTTGTATGCACGCCTTCTGGAAGTACAACGGTAGAGCGTCGGGCTATTCATAACGCCGTTTCAAGCTACGGTGCAAAACACGTTCATTTAATCGAAGAACCAGTTGCCGCTGCAATTGGTGCCGATTTACCAGTTGATGAGCCAATTGCCAATGTTGTCGTTGATATTGGCGGCGGAACTTCTGAAGTAGGCATCATTTCGTTCGGCGGAGTTGTTTCTTGTCAGTCTGTACGAATCGGCGGAGACAAAATGGATGAAGAAATCATTAATTACATCCGCAAAAAATATAACATTTTAATCGGTGAACGTACCGCCGAAAATATTAAAATGGAAATTGGTTACGCGTACCCCGATCATGATGAGGAAACGATGGAAGTCCGCGGCCGTGATATGGTAAACGGACTGCCTAAAACAGTAACCGTGTCATCAAAAGAAATTTACAACGCCTTAAAAGAATCCCTGCAACAAATATTAGAAGCAATCCGCGCAACATTGGAAAACTGCCCACCAGAATTAAGTGGCGATATTGTTGACAGAGGAATTGTATTAACTGGCGGCGGATCCTTATTAAACGGAATGAAAGATTGGCTCGCAAGTGAAATATTCGTTCCCGTTCACATTGCACCAAACCCACTTGAATCTGTTGCTATCGGGACAGGGCGCGCCCTAAAAATGATCACCAAACTACAAAAAGCAGCAAAATAA